CGCGTGAGCCTGGGTACGTCATGTCCGCGCGAGGCATGATGTAGTCTGAGGCCCGCCTTGAACCCGAAGGCAGCGACGATGTGGAGCGTCGTCAGTAGCGATGGCGAAGCCATGATCGGCTCCGCGCGTGCGAAAGTGCAAGACGCATGGGATTCGCTCGGTATGTGGAGCGGCACGGTGACACCGTGGACGAGACCATGCAGCCGCGCTTCTTCGAACAGGGCTGATTGTGTGCCTGTGAGATCGACATAACCGGGAATCTCGTCCCAGCTGAACGGGCGGTCCAGCAACTGGCTCACCTCATAGACTGGATCGATGACGTACGCGTGGCTCTCGGTGTAGAAACGCACGAACTCCGCCGGATAGTTGGTAATAACCAGCGCCCGTTCGACCAAGCGTGGGAGGCCGCCATGTTGGATCATCGCGACATAGGGGAAGCCCATTTTCGTGGCGGCATCAGCTAAGGCGGCGAGCAGCGCTTCCATTGAAGAAGCGGCATTGAAGCGTGAGAGTGTCTCACGCATTCTGGCATTGACATACATGGCATCCTCCTTGGGTTGTGTTGGCCGTGCACCGGCAAACGTGCCAGAAGAAGCCGTTGTGATACCTATGGGAGATAGGGGGCATTCACAGCCGTCAGCCAGCGCTATGGCTGACGCGTGAGGCTGCTAGGGCAATCGTGGATTCGCTGTTTCGAAAACCTGGCTCAGGATCCGCGACACCGCCGCCG
The sequence above is drawn from the Rhizorhabdus dicambivorans genome and encodes:
- a CDS encoding helix-turn-helix transcriptional regulator, which codes for MYVNARMRETLSRFNAASSMEALLAALADAATKMGFPYVAMIQHGGLPRLVERALVITNYPAEFVRFYTESHAYVIDPVYEVSQLLDRPFSWDEIPGYVDLTGTQSALFEEARLHGLVHGVTVPLHIPSESHASCTFARAEPIMASPSLLTTLHIVAAFGFKAGLRLHHASRGHDVPRLTRREAQCTALVAVGKSDWEISQILGLSETSVRYFVSHAKQRYGVYKRSELVARALIDAQILRNDQGIIEAGPRRPRHRAKRRSP